Proteins encoded by one window of Blautia faecicola:
- the thiH gene encoding 2-iminoacetate synthase ThiH, whose product MENQHINESILSEEILEDQKKNRIDHMKYMPGMEDIGSEILDQVVDAMHAYDYDKYTAADVKQAIAHSSRTPEDFAALLSPAALPFIEEIAQAAQIETRKHFGNSVYMFTPIYIANYCENYCIYCGFNCHNKIKRAQLNESEIEKEMQAIAETGLQEILILTGESRNKSTVEYIGNACKIARKYFKVIGLEIYPVNSDEYAYLHACGADYVTVFQETYNSDKYETLHLAGHKRIYPYRVNAQERAIRGGMRGVGFGALLGLDDFRKDAFATGYHAYLLQRKYPHAEIAFSCPRLRPIINNDRINPMDVHEKQLLQVVCAYRLFMPFASITVSTRECARVRDNLVGIAATKISAGVSTGIGSHVDDIEDKGDDQFEISDGRNVEEVYDALLSNNLQPVMSDYIYV is encoded by the coding sequence ATGGAAAATCAGCATATCAATGAAAGTATCTTAAGCGAAGAGATTCTGGAAGATCAGAAGAAAAACAGAATCGATCATATGAAATATATGCCGGGTATGGAAGATATTGGGTCTGAGATCCTGGATCAGGTCGTAGATGCCATGCATGCGTATGATTATGACAAATATACGGCAGCTGACGTAAAACAGGCCATCGCACACAGTTCCAGAACACCGGAAGATTTTGCGGCGCTTTTATCACCGGCAGCACTGCCTTTCATCGAAGAGATTGCCCAGGCAGCGCAGATTGAGACAAGAAAACATTTTGGAAACAGCGTCTATATGTTCACACCGATCTATATTGCGAATTACTGTGAAAATTATTGCATTTACTGTGGATTCAACTGTCATAATAAGATCAAACGTGCCCAGTTAAATGAAAGCGAGATCGAAAAAGAAATGCAGGCGATCGCTGAGACAGGCTTGCAGGAGATTCTGATCCTGACCGGAGAAAGCAGAAACAAATCCACAGTGGAATATATCGGAAATGCCTGCAAGATCGCAAGAAAATATTTCAAAGTGATCGGACTTGAAATCTATCCGGTGAACTCTGATGAGTATGCGTATCTGCATGCATGTGGAGCTGATTATGTAACTGTCTTCCAGGAGACCTATAATTCTGATAAGTATGAAACACTTCATCTGGCAGGCCACAAACGTATCTATCCGTATCGTGTCAACGCCCAGGAGCGTGCGATAAGAGGAGGCATGCGCGGAGTAGGATTTGGTGCACTGCTGGGCCTGGATGATTTCAGAAAGGATGCATTTGCGACCGGATACCATGCCTATCTTCTGCAGAGAAAATATCCGCATGCAGAAATCGCATTTTCCTGTCCGCGTCTGCGTCCGATCATCAATAACGATCGCATCAATCCTATGGATGTTCACGAGAAACAGCTTTTGCAGGTTGTGTGCGCATATCGGTTATTTATGCCATTTGCAAGTATCACAGTGTCCACGAGAGAGTGTGCACGGGTACGTGACAACCTGGTAGGTATCGCGGCGACCAAAATCTCCGCCGGAGTCAGCACCGGAATCGGAAGTCATGTGGATGACATCGAGGATAAGGGCGATGACCAGTTCGAGATCTCAGATGGAAGAAATGTAGAAGAAGTCTATGATGCACTGCTTTCTAACAATTTGCAGCCGGTGATGAGTGATTATATTTATGTGTAG
- a CDS encoding DUF3791 domain-containing protein has translation MTANPILLQKKYSRVIECFARQQEISLDAALDFFYHSQVYQLIRDGVSDMHCMSDAYLAEELKQEYAELGCSDR, from the coding sequence ATGACAGCCAATCCGATTTTACTTCAGAAAAAATATAGTCGTGTCATAGAGTGTTTTGCCAGACAGCAGGAAATTTCATTGGACGCTGCATTGGATTTCTTTTACCATTCCCAGGTATATCAGCTGATTCGAGATGGTGTTTCAGATATGCACTGTATGAGCGATGCATATCTTGCGGAAGAATTAAAACAGGAATATGCTGAATTAGGATGCAGTGACAGGTAG
- a CDS encoding MATE family efflux transporter, producing the protein MKKTFFTKDPSFYRSFFKLMTVIALQNLVAYSVNMLDNIMLGSYSQNALSGAATVNQIYFIVNQIALAIGNALIAISSQYWGSHQTKPIRKVTKAALLFSLAIAAGIIALCIRIPNTLIGLFTTSPDIIREGTVYLHIIQWTFLFFMISNLLLAMLRSVETVKIAFLISVISLLVNGGINYILIFGRFGAPEMGIRGAAIGTFAARILELGIVLFYVWKKDTKVKLFDEKFRDGILGKGSGTVWKTFFKVCIPILTSGLLWAVSLPMQTAILGHLSADAIAANSVSSTFFQYLKVIVIAISGASAVVIGKDIGSNDEEKVRCNGRTLSVLYLAIGLLLGTVLFLLRSPLLSMYRLTPQATLYADHFMIIMSVIMVGMSYQMPVGVGIIQGGGDTKFSMYLNLISVWCIVMPLSFLAAFYWKLPVELVVIAVQSDQIFKCLPIFLRFKSYKWIHNLTAID; encoded by the coding sequence ATGAAAAAAACATTTTTTACAAAAGATCCTTCTTTTTATCGTTCTTTTTTCAAATTAATGACAGTAATCGCGCTGCAAAACCTGGTGGCCTACAGCGTGAATATGCTGGACAATATCATGCTGGGAAGTTATAGCCAGAATGCACTTTCCGGCGCTGCGACGGTAAACCAGATTTATTTTATCGTAAATCAGATTGCACTGGCGATCGGCAATGCATTAATTGCAATCAGCTCCCAATACTGGGGAAGCCACCAGACCAAACCGATCCGAAAGGTGACAAAAGCCGCACTGTTATTCAGCCTGGCAATTGCCGCCGGAATTATCGCTTTATGTATTCGTATTCCGAATACACTGATTGGTCTTTTTACGACTTCACCGGATATCATAAGAGAAGGTACTGTTTACCTTCATATCATACAATGGACATTTTTATTTTTTATGATCAGCAACCTTTTACTGGCCATGCTCCGCAGCGTGGAGACCGTGAAAATCGCATTCCTTATATCCGTCATATCCCTGTTGGTAAACGGCGGAATCAATTATATCCTGATTTTCGGAAGATTCGGCGCACCGGAAATGGGAATCCGAGGTGCCGCCATCGGAACTTTCGCAGCACGCATACTGGAACTTGGAATCGTTCTTTTCTATGTATGGAAAAAAGACACAAAAGTCAAATTGTTTGATGAAAAATTCCGGGATGGTATTCTCGGAAAAGGCAGTGGTACTGTCTGGAAAACCTTTTTTAAAGTGTGTATTCCCATCCTGACTTCCGGTTTGTTGTGGGCAGTTTCCCTTCCTATGCAGACAGCGATATTGGGGCATCTTTCTGCGGATGCGATTGCAGCCAATTCCGTATCAAGCACCTTTTTTCAGTATCTGAAGGTAATCGTCATTGCGATATCCGGTGCTTCTGCTGTCGTGATCGGAAAAGATATCGGAAGCAATGACGAAGAAAAAGTACGCTGCAACGGACGTACCCTTTCCGTACTCTATCTGGCTATCGGACTCTTACTTGGAACTGTATTATTCTTACTCCGAAGTCCACTGTTATCCATGTACCGATTGACCCCTCAGGCCACTTTGTATGCAGACCACTTCATGATTATTATGAGTGTGATCATGGTTGGAATGTCTTATCAGATGCCGGTCGGAGTTGGCATCATCCAAGGTGGCGGAGATACCAAATTTTCGATGTATCTGAACCTGATCTCCGTCTGGTGCATTGTAATGCCATTGTCCTTCCTGGCTGCATTCTACTGGAAGCTGCCAGTAGAACTTGTGGTGATCGCTGTGCAATCCGATCAGATCTTTAAATGTCTGCCTATATTCCTGCGCTTCAAAAGCTACAAATGGATCCACAATCTGACAGCAATCGACTGA
- a CDS encoding SulP family inorganic anion transporter, protein MNSLKPMLLTCLKSYDKSQFIKDVTAGIIVAIIALPLSIALALASGVGPEAGIFTAIVAGFVISALGGSCVQIAGPTAAFATIVAGIVARDGMDGLIIATIMAGIFLILMGLFHFGSLIKFIPYTITTGFTSGIAVTIVIGQLKDFFGVTYPDGVKPIETTEKMKAFVQNISSVNTDALIVGIVSLAILILAPYIFKKVPGSLIAVIVGILMVQFLPLKVSTIGNLYTISNSLPSFHMPAIRFSTISASVSNAFTIAVLAAIESLLSCVVADGMINSKHRSDMELVAQGAGNIASALFGGIPATGAIARTAANIKNGGRTPIAGMVHSVTLIIVLVVLMPYAGMIPMPTIAAILFIVAYNMCQWRTFRDLVRTAPKSDILVLIVTFVLTVVFDLVVAIEIGMVLACLLFIKRMSEETHADSWVYTDDDTPDIDEHLQKLPLQIRVYEITGPLFFGAADAIEHIVVKDFTRCLVLRMRGVPALDSTAMNALQNLVKTCESKGITLVFSHVNEQPMHVMEKAGFVELVGKENFQSNISAALKRAEEVI, encoded by the coding sequence ATGAATTCTCTAAAACCAATGCTGTTAACCTGTCTGAAGTCCTATGACAAGTCACAGTTTATCAAAGATGTGACTGCAGGTATCATCGTCGCGATCATCGCACTCCCCTTATCTATTGCACTTGCGCTCGCTTCCGGAGTTGGTCCTGAAGCCGGTATCTTTACTGCCATTGTAGCCGGTTTTGTAATCTCAGCTCTTGGCGGAAGCTGCGTACAGATTGCCGGACCGACTGCTGCATTTGCAACCATCGTAGCCGGTATCGTAGCACGTGACGGAATGGATGGACTTATCATCGCCACTATAATGGCGGGTATATTTCTTATTCTGATGGGACTGTTCCACTTCGGCAGTCTGATTAAATTTATTCCATATACCATTACGACCGGTTTTACTTCCGGAATCGCTGTGACCATCGTGATCGGCCAGTTGAAAGATTTTTTCGGAGTTACTTATCCGGATGGTGTAAAACCAATCGAGACAACGGAGAAAATGAAAGCCTTTGTCCAGAATATTTCTTCCGTAAATACCGATGCCCTGATCGTTGGCATTGTAAGTCTTGCGATTTTGATCCTTGCTCCTTATATTTTTAAGAAAGTTCCCGGTTCTCTGATTGCAGTCATCGTCGGAATCCTGATGGTTCAGTTTCTTCCGCTGAAGGTATCCACGATCGGAAATCTGTATACGATCAGCAACTCTCTTCCAAGTTTTCATATGCCGGCGATCAGATTCAGCACCATCAGTGCTTCCGTCTCAAATGCATTTACGATTGCAGTGCTTGCCGCAATCGAGTCTCTGCTATCATGTGTAGTTGCTGATGGAATGATCAACAGCAAACACCGTTCAGATATGGAACTGGTTGCCCAGGGCGCAGGAAATATCGCTTCCGCACTCTTTGGAGGTATCCCCGCAACAGGTGCCATCGCCAGAACGGCTGCCAATATCAAAAATGGCGGACGGACTCCCATCGCCGGAATGGTACACTCCGTCACACTCATCATCGTGCTGGTCGTTCTGATGCCTTACGCCGGAATGATCCCTATGCCGACCATTGCTGCGATTCTTTTTATCGTTGCCTATAATATGTGTCAGTGGCGAACCTTCCGCGACCTGGTCAGGACAGCTCCTAAGAGTGATATTCTTGTACTGATAGTAACATTCGTACTGACAGTTGTCTTTGATCTGGTCGTTGCTATCGAGATCGGTATGGTGCTTGCCTGTCTGCTTTTCATCAAACGTATGAGCGAAGAAACCCATGCAGACAGCTGGGTGTACACAGACGATGACACTCCGGATATCGATGAACATCTGCAGAAATTACCGCTGCAGATCCGTGTTTACGAGATCACCGGACCACTGTTCTTTGGTGCCGCCGATGCTATTGAACATATCGTTGTCAAAGACTTTACCAGATGTCTGGTTCTTCGTATGAGAGGCGTCCCTGCACTTGACAGCACCGCCATGAATGCACTTCAGAACCTGGTAAAAACCTGCGAGAGTAAAGGAATTACACTTGTATTCTCCCACGTCAATGAACAGCCCATGCACGTTATGGAAAAAGCCGGTTTTGTGGAACTTGTCGGAAAAGAAAACTTCCAGTCAAATATATCCGCTGCATTAAAAAGAGCTGAAGAGGTCATCTGA
- a CDS encoding sensor histidine kinase, producing MKRRKRGKQTLKRKMLSILLLCAMSCILAVVIVSYMTIRMIQNDSIQESMQIYLEQITREMDSDYYDMIGIVNQMSPNGLIGSVTERYLSAEDNYDRYFEQKSLREELIKLGYMNTKLLGIAYYDPKEQKELIGNFNVRVLDPSYQTISKVVVGAENIMQAMHASYLGIRETPVLSVMRRVSFGNKRVLDIYAEIEPDMSVSDRLNKEKWPYTYMEMDENGIVQYSNNPVIVRGQKLLSELPEKEGYAVINQEGYKIMAYRSSIGYVNAIALPENTYQKEMNMWRLKLVVIILAAFGIFSSSVFYLYRLICKPLNQFQKQMIQVGNGSLQEAEQEYEIKEFDDLMHEVEQMKEQIRNLIDDVVEKEKNIQRTEYEKLLYQINPHFLLNTLNSVQWMARMSKQDNITEFVQRLKRLLSYNLGKEGMQTTLRTEIDIVKDYIALEQMRYDFVIEMNVEEGRYLEQPTVRMLLQPLVENAIRYGLGDDEKITIQVFEDNIRGLAIITILDSGNGLTQEEINQINEPFDYDVKKMQHGNRGIGLRYVKAMLESFYEGETNLFVNCKKGYGTKITILIPIQEELRNKIKITGSGTEKEGMEK from the coding sequence ATGAAAAGAAGAAAACGGGGGAAACAGACACTGAAAAGAAAGATGCTAAGCATTCTTCTGCTCTGTGCAATGTCATGTATTCTTGCGGTAGTGATCGTGTCGTATATGACGATCCGAATGATCCAGAATGACAGTATCCAGGAGAGTATGCAGATATATCTGGAGCAGATCACGCGGGAGATGGACAGTGATTACTATGACATGATCGGTATTGTCAATCAGATGAGTCCCAACGGGCTTATCGGAAGTGTGACAGAAAGGTATCTGAGTGCGGAAGATAACTATGATCGATATTTTGAGCAGAAATCTCTCAGAGAAGAACTGATAAAACTTGGATATATGAACACAAAGCTCCTTGGCATTGCATATTACGATCCGAAAGAGCAAAAAGAACTGATTGGGAATTTTAACGTCAGGGTGCTGGATCCGTCATATCAGACAATCTCTAAAGTGGTAGTAGGTGCCGAGAATATCATGCAGGCTATGCATGCATCCTATCTGGGGATCAGGGAGACGCCGGTACTATCCGTGATGCGGAGAGTTTCCTTTGGAAACAAACGGGTACTGGATATTTATGCAGAAATCGAGCCGGATATGAGTGTTTCCGATCGGTTAAATAAAGAAAAATGGCCATATACCTATATGGAGATGGATGAAAATGGCATTGTACAGTACAGCAATAATCCGGTGATTGTTCGGGGACAGAAGCTTTTGTCGGAATTACCGGAAAAAGAAGGATATGCTGTGATAAATCAGGAAGGATACAAAATCATGGCGTATCGCAGTTCCATCGGATATGTCAATGCCATTGCACTGCCGGAGAATACCTATCAGAAAGAAATGAATATGTGGAGACTGAAGTTAGTGGTTATCATCCTGGCAGCTTTTGGTATTTTTTCCAGTTCGGTTTTTTACCTTTACCGGTTGATATGCAAACCCCTCAATCAGTTTCAAAAACAGATGATTCAGGTGGGAAATGGATCTTTACAAGAGGCGGAACAGGAGTATGAGATCAAGGAATTCGATGACCTGATGCACGAAGTGGAACAGATGAAGGAACAGATCAGGAACCTGATAGATGATGTTGTGGAGAAAGAAAAAAATATTCAGCGGACGGAATATGAGAAGCTCCTGTACCAGATCAATCCACATTTTCTGCTCAATACGTTAAATTCCGTCCAGTGGATGGCAAGAATGAGCAAACAGGATAATATTACGGAATTTGTACAGCGCTTAAAAAGACTGCTGTCGTATAATCTTGGAAAAGAAGGAATGCAGACAACACTTCGGACAGAAATCGATATTGTGAAAGATTATATTGCACTGGAACAGATGCGATATGATTTTGTAATAGAAATGAATGTGGAAGAGGGGCGTTATCTGGAACAGCCGACGGTACGGATGCTGTTGCAGCCACTGGTGGAAAATGCGATACGGTATGGACTTGGAGACGATGAAAAGATTACAATACAGGTCTTTGAGGATAATATCAGGGGACTGGCGATCATTACCATATTGGACAGTGGTAATGGCCTGACCCAGGAGGAGATCAATCAGATCAATGAACCATTTGATTATGATGTGAAAAAAATGCAGCATGGGAACAGAGGAATCGGTCTGCGATATGTAAAAGCAATGCTGGAATCTTTTTATGAAGGAGAGACGAACCTGTTTGTTAATTGCAAAAAAGGCTATGGAACCAAAATTACAATTTTGATTCCGATACAGGAAGAACTTCGGAATAAAATCAAAATCACAGGATCTGGGACGGAAAAAGAGGGTATGGAGAAATGA
- a CDS encoding response regulator transcription factor has protein sequence MKVLVVDDDKLARKGLISIMDWGKYGFEVVGDVQNGRKALEFLKDNEVDIVFTDIDMPEIDGIELMKMCKKEYPEVKFVVFSMYEDFRYAQSALRLGALDYISKISFDGDECDQILELVERKYKENQSKKEPRKEDSGLQKRLEKEWTNTRWIFNDCEFNRLCEITRGVELRTAERAFIKSFHSFQKLTGEELEFPSLSSVDEMLEWVKNWKENLYQTCLQTDKTKDIYMFARVILYTDEHIEENLKSEEVATQIGMSRSYFSTRFKEITGDTFHNYVISRKMHAAARKMAKGTENITQIASDLGYDNFYYFTKVFSKEYGCTPTEYAGRLKKCSI, from the coding sequence ATGAAGGTATTGGTTGTAGATGATGATAAACTGGCAAGAAAAGGTTTGATTTCTATAATGGATTGGGGCAAATATGGATTTGAAGTTGTGGGGGATGTCCAGAATGGCCGTAAAGCACTGGAATTTCTGAAGGATAATGAAGTGGATATTGTATTCACGGATATAGACATGCCGGAGATCGATGGAATTGAACTGATGAAAATGTGTAAAAAGGAATATCCGGAGGTGAAATTCGTAGTCTTTTCTATGTATGAAGATTTCCGTTATGCACAGAGTGCCCTGAGACTGGGAGCCCTGGATTACATATCCAAAATAAGCTTTGATGGGGATGAGTGTGACCAGATTCTGGAACTTGTAGAAAGAAAGTATAAGGAAAATCAGTCGAAAAAAGAACCGCGGAAGGAGGATTCCGGGCTCCAGAAAAGGCTGGAAAAAGAGTGGACGAATACCAGATGGATCTTTAATGACTGTGAGTTCAACAGACTGTGCGAGATAACCCGGGGCGTGGAGCTGCGGACTGCTGAAAGGGCTTTTATAAAAAGTTTCCACAGCTTCCAGAAACTCACAGGAGAAGAACTTGAATTTCCATCCTTATCTTCTGTGGATGAGATGCTGGAATGGGTAAAAAACTGGAAGGAGAATCTGTATCAGACGTGTCTGCAGACTGATAAAACAAAGGATATTTATATGTTTGCAAGAGTGATCCTGTATACAGACGAGCATATAGAAGAAAATCTGAAGTCAGAAGAGGTAGCAACACAGATTGGAATGAGCAGAAGTTATTTCAGCACGAGATTTAAGGAGATAACAGGTGATACCTTTCATAACTATGTGATCAGCAGAAAAATGCATGCAGCTGCCCGGAAGATGGCAAAAGGAACAGAAAACATCACCCAGATCGCATCGGATCTGGGATATGACAATTTTTATTATTTCACAAAGGTATTTTCAAAGGAATACGGATGTACGCCAACAGAATATGCAGGAAGATTAAAAAAATGTTCGATTTGA